The genome window TGTGTGACGGTGGCGTACCTGCTCGGCCCCCCACTCGTTGCCGTCTCGGGGCTATCGGTGATGGGGAGCCACGGCGAGTCCGTGGTGTTCAGCCTGCTCCAGGTCCTGATCTTCTTCCGCCTTCTCGTCCAGGAGGGTCGCTCGAATCGCACCTGGTTCGCGTTTGGACTCGTCTCGGGCCTGGGCTTGTGGTTCTGCTACACCTCCGGGCTGAGTCTCGCGGCTTGTGGTCTCGCGTGGCTCGCACTCGAGAAAGTCCCCAAGTGGCCGGAGCTTCGATCGGCTTTGGTGGGCGGGTTCGTCGGTCTGATCCCGTGGTTCGCGTATAACGTCGAGCGTGGATTCGTCGGGCTGGGCCGCATCGCGGAAGTTCTTGGGATGAGCCGGGCGCCCGACCCGTGGCTGCCACAGACCTTGACGGAGAAGACGACTCTTCTGCTGTTTCAGGACTGGCCGGTGGGACTTCTGTTCCCCTTCCCCGAGACCCGACCCGATGGCCTGATGGCGTTTGCACTCGTAGGGTTCGCCGTTCCCCTGGCCGTGGCTCTACTCGCATCCGTCTGGCGTGTTCTCATCCGAGGTCGCCGGCTGCGATTCCCGGCCGATGTGCCAGGCCAGGACACCGTGGCATACGAGCGGCGTGAACTCGTCTTCCTGATTTACGGCCTTCTCTGGCTACTGTTCTTTCTGAGTTCGAGCTTCACCATCGATCCCTACAAGGGTGCACACGAGTACCGCCTCTTCCTTCCTCCCGCGATCCTGCTCCTGCTGCCGGCCGCTCGCTCGGCGGCGCTCGGGCTTCGTTCGCCTGGATTGGCACGCGGGCTGACGATCATCGGTCTTTCGTGCTTTCTGATCTTGTCGACCGTCGGCACGATCGCGGCGGCGACGAGGCCGCTCTCCCAGGGAGCGTTTCGCGGACACTTCGGGCACATGGTGAGAGGACTGCTTCTCCACCGGAAGTATGAGACGACTCTGGCAGAAGCCGTGAGCGTCGCGAAGACCATTGACCAACGCCGCAAACGAATGGCCGTCTTTCGCGGCATTGGCTGGGGCGTGGCCTTCCGATTCGAAGAAGGCGGAGAGATCGAGACGGTCCACGCCGCGATCGGCCAGATCCCGCAGCAAGATCGAGCGGCGTTCCGCTCCGGCCTGCGTTGGGCAGCGCGGCAGCGCAAAGTAGAGGAAGAGGAGCGGCTACGCGCGGGAACCGCCCGCATCGATTCCGCGCTCCTGGTGTCGCGGTTCGACACGCTCCTCGATCTGACCGGTGGCCCACCTCCGCAGCGAAGACCTCGCTCTCGGCTCGGGCGACCTCCACACCTGCGATAATACGAGCGGAGCTGAGAGATGTTCAAGGATCGAAAGGTGATCGTGGTGATGCCGGCGTACAACGCGGCAGGCACGTTGCAGAAGACCTATGACGAGGTCATGGCGCAGGAAGTCGTCGACCGCGTGATTGTCGTCGATGATGCGAGCAGCGACGAGACTCTCGAGGTCGCGCGGTCGCTCCCGAACACCGCCGTCTACCGTCACGAGCGGAATCGGGGTTACGGGGCCAACCAGAAGAGCTGCTACCGCCTCGCCCTGGAGGAGGGAGCGGACATCGTAATCATGGTCCACCCCGACTACCAGTACACTCCGAAGCTCATTCCGGCGATGGCGGCCCTGATCGGGAATGATCTCTATTCCTGCGCGCTCGGATCGAGAATTCTGGGCGGCTCAGCCGTCGCCGGCGGCATGCCCTGGTGGCGCTTCGTCGCGAATCGGTTTCTCACGTTGACGGAGAACCTCCTCCTGGGCTCCAAGCTCTCGGAGTTCCACACCGGTTACCGCGGCTTCTCGAAGAACCTGCTCGAGCGCCTGTCGCTCGAAGCGCTGTCGGACGATTTCGTCTTCGACAACCAGATGCTCGCGCAGATTCTCTGGATGGGCGAGACGGTCGCCGAGGTAAGTTGTCCGACGCGCTACGACGACGATGCTTCGTCGATCAACTTCTGGCGCAGCGTGAAGTACGGCTTCGGCTGCCTCCGTACCGGCTTGACCTACCGCCTCGCTCGCTCCGGCTTGATTCGTACCCCCCTCTTCCCCGAGGAAGCACGACAACCGGCCCCATGAGCCGAAACCCGCAGGTGGATCGCACTGCGACGTTCATCTTCCTGGCACTCGCAGTCACCTTCACGGCGTTGACGGCCGTCAGTTGGGCCCGGTGGGGGCACGTCCGGATCGACACGGGT of Candidatus Binatia bacterium contains these proteins:
- a CDS encoding glycosyltransferase family 39 protein, with the translated sequence MLHLDRHDAWVLTAVLLLFVLSRLAWAYGNLSAATYWEDEYRWAAALELLSGPAHPLLDYQADHYQGGSLVMILLITGLFQVIGESPLVLKMAAISFGALTLTLLYLVGRRGFGRPTAICVTVAYLLGPPLVAVSGLSVMGSHGESVVFSLLQVLIFFRLLVQEGRSNRTWFAFGLVSGLGLWFCYTSGLSLAACGLAWLALEKVPKWPELRSALVGGFVGLIPWFAYNVERGFVGLGRIAEVLGMSRAPDPWLPQTLTEKTTLLLFQDWPVGLLFPFPETRPDGLMAFALVGFAVPLAVALLASVWRVLIRGRRLRFPADVPGQDTVAYERRELVFLIYGLLWLLFFLSSSFTIDPYKGAHEYRLFLPPAILLLLPAARSAALGLRSPGLARGLTIIGLSCFLILSTVGTIAAATRPLSQGAFRGHFGHMVRGLLLHRKYETTLAEAVSVAKTIDQRRKRMAVFRGIGWGVAFRFEEGGEIETVHAAIGQIPQQDRAAFRSGLRWAARQRKVEEEERLRAGTARIDSALLVSRFDTLLDLTGGPPPQRRPRSRLGRPPHLR
- a CDS encoding glycosyltransferase family 2 protein, producing the protein MFKDRKVIVVMPAYNAAGTLQKTYDEVMAQEVVDRVIVVDDASSDETLEVARSLPNTAVYRHERNRGYGANQKSCYRLALEEGADIVIMVHPDYQYTPKLIPAMAALIGNDLYSCALGSRILGGSAVAGGMPWWRFVANRFLTLTENLLLGSKLSEFHTGYRGFSKNLLERLSLEALSDDFVFDNQMLAQILWMGETVAEVSCPTRYDDDASSINFWRSVKYGFGCLRTGLTYRLARSGLIRTPLFPEEARQPAP